The following coding sequences are from one Shewanella violacea DSS12 window:
- a CDS encoding DUF58 domain-containing protein: MSEIVLPLFADGVNLNQKELLACQNIARALPERRSKARASLSGHRASLIKGRGMEFAEVRQYQPGDDVRTIDWRVTARTGKAHTKLFVEERERPVLILLDLSHSLYFGSSLLLQSVQAAHLAATLGWSAILHSDRLGALIATEDEHLELKPRSRQKGILQLISAIESVHKQQLARLTTHQAEPEHMFRACQRLRRIAKPGSLIWIISDGSNFNESCLAPLSDLKRHCDMGAFLITDPLRQGNLKLPKQFQLPVKDGNKELTLNRAGYDSWLQQQLKTQAQFTQMMQKLNVHTRTLDAGMSLNDQLGALR, encoded by the coding sequence GTGTCAGAAATAGTCCTCCCTCTTTTTGCCGACGGGGTAAACCTGAATCAAAAAGAGCTGTTAGCATGCCAAAATATCGCCAGAGCGCTTCCCGAGAGGCGCTCTAAAGCCCGTGCAAGTCTTTCGGGTCATAGGGCCAGCCTAATTAAAGGCCGGGGAATGGAATTTGCCGAAGTGCGGCAATACCAACCCGGTGATGATGTCAGGACCATAGACTGGCGCGTCACGGCCCGTACGGGTAAGGCTCATACTAAGCTCTTCGTTGAGGAGCGAGAGCGGCCGGTACTGATTTTACTCGATCTCAGCCACAGCCTCTATTTTGGTTCCAGCTTACTGCTGCAATCGGTACAGGCTGCGCATCTGGCTGCCACTTTGGGTTGGAGTGCTATTCTCCACAGCGACAGATTAGGTGCTTTGATTGCCACCGAAGATGAGCATCTTGAGCTCAAGCCCAGAAGCCGTCAAAAAGGCATCTTGCAGCTTATCTCTGCCATCGAATCTGTGCATAAGCAACAGCTGGCTAGGCTGACCACACATCAGGCTGAACCTGAGCATATGTTTCGTGCATGTCAAAGGCTTAGACGCATAGCCAAGCCAGGCTCATTGATCTGGATAATCAGCGATGGCAGCAATTTTAACGAATCTTGTCTTGCACCTCTGTCGGATCTAAAACGCCATTGCGATATGGGGGCCTTCTTAATCACAGATCCCCTGAGGCAAGGTAACTTAAAGCTGCCCAAACAGTTCCAACTGCCGGTTAAAGATGGCAACAAGGAACTGACCCTCAACCGGGCTGGCTATGATTCCTGGTTGCAACAACAACTTAAGACCCAAGCGCAGTTTACTCAAATGATGCAAAAACTAAATGTTCACACACGCACATTAGATGCAGGCATGAGCCTTAACGATCAACTTGGAGCGTTAAGATAA
- a CDS encoding AAA family ATPase, translating to MPLSRFHALREYLNQVILGQPVLTESLLIALIADGHLLVEGPPGLAKTRAVKALCDGVEGDFHRIQFTPDLLPADLTGTDIYRAQTATFEFEAGPIFHNLILADEINRAPAKVQSALLEAMGEGQVTVGKNSYKLPELFLVMATQNPLENEGTYPLPEAQLDRFLMHLNLDYPDAETEFEIMRMSRKEALKQAAPSVEPIIQKDIFEAREESLELYLAEPLEKYIVDIVMATRQPQRYSDELASWLEYGVSPRATLALERCARARAWLQKRDFVSPEDIQAVAPNVLRHRLLLSYQAQAEGVSSDQVIDYILSQVAVP from the coding sequence ATGCCTTTAAGTCGATTTCACGCATTACGCGAATACCTAAACCAGGTCATTTTGGGACAGCCGGTCCTAACAGAAAGCTTATTAATAGCCTTGATCGCAGATGGACATTTACTCGTTGAGGGGCCTCCGGGACTTGCGAAAACACGAGCCGTAAAAGCCCTATGTGACGGCGTAGAAGGTGACTTCCACCGAATTCAGTTTACTCCAGATCTGTTACCTGCTGATCTAACCGGAACCGATATCTATCGTGCTCAAACGGCTACATTTGAATTTGAAGCCGGACCGATTTTTCACAATCTTATCTTAGCCGATGAGATAAACCGTGCCCCCGCCAAGGTTCAATCGGCTCTGCTGGAAGCTATGGGAGAAGGTCAGGTTACCGTAGGTAAGAATAGCTATAAATTACCAGAGCTGTTTCTGGTCATGGCGACGCAAAACCCCCTAGAGAATGAAGGGACTTATCCATTACCCGAAGCACAGCTAGATCGCTTCCTTATGCATCTCAACCTAGATTATCCCGATGCGGAAACTGAGTTCGAGATCATGCGTATGTCACGTAAAGAAGCCTTAAAGCAAGCCGCTCCTAGCGTAGAACCTATCATTCAAAAAGATATTTTCGAAGCCCGTGAAGAGTCACTGGAACTCTATCTTGCCGAGCCTCTAGAAAAGTACATCGTCGATATAGTCATGGCGACCAGACAACCTCAGCGTTACAGCGATGAGCTAGCCAGTTGGCTTGAATATGGTGTCAGCCCGCGAGCCACACTCGCATTAGAGCGCTGTGCCCGAGCCAGAGCCTGGTTGCAGAAACGCGATTTTGTCTCACCGGAAGATATTCAAGCCGTGGCACCCAACGTATTGAGACACAGGTTACTGCTAAGTTATCAGGCCCAAGCCGAAGGCGTGAGCAGCGACCAAGTCATCGATTATATTTTGTCTCAAGTCGCGGTGCCTTAA